A genomic region of Arachis hypogaea cultivar Tifrunner chromosome 5, arahy.Tifrunner.gnm2.J5K5, whole genome shotgun sequence contains the following coding sequences:
- the LOC112801806 gene encoding uncharacterized protein — protein MMLRSSTRASLRFFLQQSQFGTLSHPKPFLDAIKHRPHLVNSIRNLQNLDSALHLFDNMLSINPLPCVNDFNFLFSSIVKMKHYTAAISLIKHLFSLRLKSDTHTLNIVVNCLCRLNHTSFAFSVVGTMFKIGLEPNVVTFSTIVNGLCIEGNVDYAIWFLGHMDNMGYQPDAHTFGAIINGLCKMGNTPAAIAILRNTETRNCKPSVDVTGYSTIVDSLCKDGLLSEALSLFSEMTTKGLQPDTITYNCLIQGLCTFSRWQEAASLLSERKQKGIMPDTYTFNILVDALCKEGKISSARAILGQMVRMGKEPDVVTYHSMIAGYCFQNQMEEALKVFDLMVHKGCQPDVNTYTTLIHGWCKIKRINKAIYLLDEMINNGLNLDVVTWNTLIYGFCKVGKRLAAKELFFTMHKFGQCPDVFSCAIILDGLFKCHLSSDAISLFREMEKNNLDLNIVTYNVVLRGMCHARKLNDALELFSCLPAKGLKPDQYTYTIMIQGLCREGLLIDAEEMLMNMEEHGCLPDSCTYNVFIQGLLRGNAFLKSIKYFQIMKDKGFAANATTMELLVDYLSTHKGENAFQEFVQKIV, from the coding sequence ATGATGTTGCGTTCATCAACAAGAGCTTCTCTGCGCTTCTTTCTGCAGCAATCTCAATTTGGTACCCTTTCTCATCCCAAACCCTTTCTTGATGCCATCAAGCACAGACCCCATCTCGTAAATTCCATTAGGAATCTCCAGAACCTTGATTCTGCTCTGCATCTGTTTGACAACATGCTTTCCATTAACCCTTTGCCATGCGTGAATGACTTTAACTTTTTGTTTAGCTCTATTGTTAAGATGAAGCATTACACAGCTGCCATTTCGTTAATCAAACACTTGTTCTCCTTACGACTCAAATCTGATACCCATACACTCAATATTGTTGTCAATTGTCTGTGCCGTTTGAATCACACTTCCTTTGCCTTCTCTGTGGTGGGGACGATGTTCAAAATCGGCTTGGAGCCCAATGTGGTCACGTTTAGCACCATTGTTAATGGTCTTTGTATTGAAGGCAATGTGGATTATGCTATTTGGTTTCTTGGCCACATGGATAACATGGGATATCAACCCGACGCCCACACATTTGGAGCAATTATAAATGGATTGTGCAAGATGGGCAATACCCCTGCTGCCATTGCCATTCTAAGGAACACGGAAACAAGAAACTGCAAACCAAGTGTTGATGTTACGGGTTATAGCACAATTGTGGATAGTCTTTGCAAGGATGGGCTGCTATCTGAGGCTTTGAGTCTATTCTcggaaatgacaacaaaaggtcTTCAACCCGATACTATCACTTACAATTGCTTGATTCAAGGACTCTGTACTTTCAGCAGATGGCAAGAGGCTGCGTCTTTACTCAGCGAGAGGAAGCAAAAGGGAATTATGCCGGATAcatatacttttaatattttagtgGATGCTCTTTGTAAAGAGGGAAAGATTTCCAGTGCTAGAGCCATACTTGGTCAAATGGTTCGAATGGGAAAGGAACCTGATGTTGTCACCTATCACTCAATGATTGCTGGTTATTGTTTCCAAAATCAAATGGAGGAGGCCCTGAAAGTATTTGATTTGATGGTTCACAAGGGATGCCAACCAGACGTCAACACTTATACTACATTAATCCATGGATGGTGCAAGATCAAAAGGATTAATAAGGCTATTTATCTCTTGGATGAAATGATCAATAATGGTTTAAATCTGGATGTTGTGACTTGGAATACTCTTATCTATGGATTTTGCAAAGTGGGTAAACGATTAGCGGCTAAAGAATTGTTTTTTACAATGCACAAATTTGGTCAATGTCCTGATGTATTCAGCTGTGCCATTATATTGGATGGCCTATTCAAATGTCATTTGTCTTCTGATGCAATATCATTATTTAGAGAAATGGAGAAGAATAATTTGGATCTTAATATTGTAACTTATAATGTGGTGCTCCGTGGGATGTGCCATGCCCGAAAACTAAATGATGCACTAGAACTCTTCTCTTGTCTGCCAGCAAAAGGCTTGAAACCTGATCAATATACATATACAATAATGATCCAAGGTCTATGTAGGGAAGGACTTCTGATTGATGCTGAAGAGATGCTTATGAATATGGAAGAGCATGGTTGCTTGCCAGATAGCTGCACATATAACGTCTTCATCCAAGGATTACTACGAGGAAATGCTTTTTTGAagtcaataaaatattttcagaTTATGAAAGACAAAGGTTTTGCAGCAAATGCTACAACCATGGAATTGCTTGTAGATTACCTCTCTACGCACAAAGGAGAGAATGCTTTTCAAGAATTTGTGCAGAAAATTGTTTGA